A stretch of the Panicum virgatum strain AP13 chromosome 9N, P.virgatum_v5, whole genome shotgun sequence genome encodes the following:
- the LOC120692552 gene encoding transcription factor bHLH94-like, translating into MALEAVVFSPAAAGHFGYSRGDSPYALPWCDMGGLGDLCAGGYWDQELDDAWAAAPAVWDVDWAEAASRDDHSSDASSDRQQGKEAAPEPAPAVRRKRRRTKVVKNKEEIETQRMTHIAVERNRRRQMNEYLAVLRSHMPPSYAHRGDQASIVGGAINYVRELEQLLQSLEVQKSIRNNRRGGSTDAAGSSSSPFAAFFSFPQYSTSPAHGSSSSTSLGGSSNTSNNAASSDVSSGGSAESGRPAAVADIEVTMVEGHASLKVLARRRPKQLLKLVAGLHQLRIPPLHLNMTTVDAMVLYTFSLKVEDDSKMGSVEDIATAVHEILGSIQQQQQEEETAAM; encoded by the exons ATGGCGCTGGAGGCCGTGGTgttctccccggcggcggcgggccattTCGGCTACAGCCGCGGGGACTCGCCGTACGCGCTGCCCTGGTGCGACATGGGCGGCCTCGGCGACCTCTGCGCGGGGGGTTACTGGGACCAGGAGCTGGACgacgcgtgggcggcggcgccggccgtgtgggacgtcgactgggcggaggcggcgtccaGGGACGACCACTCCTCGGACGCCTCCTCGGACCGGCAGCAGGGCAAGGAGGCGGCGCccgagccggcgccggcggtgcggAGGAAGCGGAGGCGCACCAAGGTCGTCAAGAACAAGGAGGAGATCGAGACCCAGCGGATGACCCACATTGCCGTCGagcgcaaccgccgccgccagatGAACGAGTACCTCGCCGTGCTCCGCTCCCACATGCCGCCGTCCTACGCCCACAGG GGTGACCAGGCATCGATCGTCGGTGGCGCCATCAACTACGTGAGGGAGCTGGAGCAACTGCTCCAGTCGCTCGAGGTCCAAAAGAGCATCAGGAATAACCGGCGGGGCGGCTCCACGGACGCCGCCGGCAGCAGCTCCTCCCCGTTCGCCGCCTTCTTCAGCTTCCCGCAGTACTCCACCTCGCCGGCtcacggcagcagcagctccacGAGCCTCGGCGGCTCGAGCAACACGAGCAATAATGCCGCCAGCAGCGACGTGTCCTCCGGCGGGTCGGCCGagagcggccggccggcggcggtcgcggACATCGAGGTGACGATGGTGGAAGGCCACGCGAGCCTCAAGGTGCTCGCGCGGCGGCGTCCCAAGCAGCTCCTGAAGCTCGTCGCCGGCCTGCACCAGCTGCGCATCCCGCCGCTGCACCTCAACATGACCACCGTCGACGCCATGGTCCTCTACACCTTCAGCCTCAAG GTGGAGGATGACTCCAAGATGGGGTCTGTTGAGGACATCGCCACCGCTGTGCATGAGATTCTCGGCAgcatccagcagcagcagcaggaggaggagaccGCCGCCATGTGA
- the LOC120689366 gene encoding arabinogalactan protein 1-like, whose translation MARFAVVAAIVALLAVTAAAQAPAATPTPAPRMAPLPRSPATAPAPAAKPPTASAPSPLASPPAPPAAEGPAAAAPSALTPTSSVSAPAGAPTATPTGNGAASSAVVYMRNEGAPSFLKSTC comes from the exons ATGGCTCGCTTCGCCGTGGtcgccgccatcgtcgccctCCTCGCCGTCACCGCGGCCGCGCAGGCCCCGGCCGCGACGCCCACCCCGGCGCCCAGGATGGCCCCGCTGCCGCGCTCCCCGGCCACCGCCCCGGCACCGGCCGCGAAGCCGCCCACCGCCTCGGCGCCGTCCCCGCTGGCCTCTCCcccggccccgcccgccgccgagggccccgccgcggccgcgccctccGCGCTGACACCGACCAGCTCCGtctccgcccccgccggcgcccccaccGCCACGCCCACCGggaacggcgccgcctcctccgcc GTTGTTTACATGAGAAATGAGGGGGCACCAAGTTTTCTGAAATCCACGTGCTAA